AGCCGGTTGGCCCGCGCGTTGAGCTCGCCATAGCTTAGGCGCTCCTCCTCATGGACCACCGCCACCGCCTCCGGCGCCTTTTGCACCTGTGCCTCGAACAGTTCATGGATGCACCGCTCCGACGGATAGGCCGCCGCCGTCCGGTTCAGATCCTCCAGCAGATAGGTGCGCTCATCTGATGACGGCAGCTCGATGCGGCCGACCGGCTGACCCGCATCGGCAACCATCGCCCGCAGCAACGCCAGCAGATAACCACGCTGCCGCTCGATCGTCGCCTGATCGAACAGCGCCGTGGCATAACCAAACGTTCCGGCTATGACCTCATCACACTCGCCAAGGCTCAGCTCCAGATCGAACTTGACCTGATCGAGCCCCTCCCCGGCCGCCGCCACGCTCAGCCCGGCAAGGTCGAACGACCCGACAGGGTTGTTCTGCCAGGCCAACATCACCTGGAACAGCGGCGTGTGATCGAGATGCCGGGGCGGCTTGACGATCTCCACCACCTGCTCGAACGGCAGGTCCTGATGCTCCTGCGCAGCCAGGGCCGTGCGCCGCGTCCGTTCCAGAAGCTGCGACACGCTCGGCTCGCCCGACAGGTCGACCCGAAGCGCCAGGGTGTTGACGAAGAAGCCGATCAACTCTTCGATCTCGCGCCGGCCTCGATTGGCGCTCGGCACGCCGATCACAAGGTCGTCCTGCCCCGACAGACGCGACAGCACCGCCGCCCAGGCCGCCAGCACCGTCATGAACAAGGTCGTGCCATGCTGCCGGCTCAGCCGCTTCAGCCCCGCGTCAGATCCGCATCGATGACAACAGGCACACTGGCCCCGGCAAACGACTGCTGGGCCGGCCGCGCACGGTCCGTCGGCAAGGCAAGTCGGGCCGGAGCGCCGGACAGGGTGTCGCGCCAATACTGCGCCTGGCTCTGCAGCCGTTCCCCGACAACCATTGGCGTTGCCAGGCGGCATAATCCGGATACTGGATCGCCAGCGGCGGCAAAGGATCGTCCCGTCCAGCCTCGAACGCCTGGTAAAGCTGACTGAGTTCACGTAGCAGCACGCCCAGCGACCAGCCGTCCGAGACGATATGATGCTGCGTCAGCAGGAAGACGTGTTCCGCATCCGACATCCGGATCAGACGCCCGCGGATCAGCGGCCCCGCGCAAGATCGAATGGCGTGCGCGCCTCTTCGTGGCACAGATCCAGAAGCGCTGCCTCTGCATCCGGCCGGGCCCGCAGATCGTGCTCCAGCACCGGCAGCCCCGCATCCGGCGGCAGAACCTCAACCCGGGGCTTGCCCTCTGGTGCGACAAAGACACTGCGCAGCGCCTCGTGACGGGCAAAAAAACGGTCAAGGCTGCGCTGCCAGGCGGTGCGGTCGAGCCCACCACGCAGCCGCAAGGTCAGCGGAATGTGATAGTTGGTGCTGCCCTCGTCCAGCTGCGCCAAAAACCACAGCCGCTGCTGCGCAAACGACAGCACAAGCGGCTCATGACGCGACACGGCCGCAATCGCCGGCAGCTCTTGCGGACCGGCGCGGCTCAACGCCTCGACGATGCTTGCCGCCAGATCCGCCAGCACCGGCGTGGCGAACAGCCTCGTCAGCGGCAGCTCGACACCAACAGCCTGCGACAGCCGGCTCGAGAGCTGCACCGCCAGGAGCGAGTGGCCGCCGAGCTCGAAGAAGTTGTCGTTGCGTCCGACCCGCTCGACACCGAGGAGCTCTTGCCAGATCCCGGCCAGCAGCGTCTCGACCGCGCCCTGCGGCGCTTCATAGGCGGTGCGCGCATAGGCATCGTCGTCGGGGGCCGGCAGCGCCTGGCGGTCGAGCTTGCCGTTCGGTGTCAAGGGCAGCCCATCCAGCCGCACGAAGGCGCTCGGCACCATGTAGTCGGGCAGCAGGCTACCCAGATGGGCGCGCAAGGAGGCAGCAAGCTGCGCGCCATCGGCCTCGTCCGATCCGTGCGCCGGCTTCGCCACCACATAGGCGACGAGCCGCTGGTCGCCGGCGCGGTCCTGGCGCGCCACCACCACCGCATCGCCGACAAGCTCGTGCTCGCAAAGCCGTGCGGCGATCTCGCCCGGCTCGATGCGGAAGCCGCGGATCTTCACCTGATCGTCGTTGCGGCCCAAAACTCCAGATTGCCGTCCGGCAGATAACGCCCAAGGTCGCCGCTCCGGTACAGACGGTCGCCCTCCACAAACGGGCTGGCGATGAACCGCTCCGCCGTCAGCTCGGGACGGTTGAGGTAGCCACGCGCCACCCCCGCTCCGCCGATGTAAAGCTCACCCACCGCCCGAACGGCACCGGCTGACCATGAGCGTCCAGAAGGTAGATCCGCGTGTTGGCGATCGGACGGCCGATCGTCTCAACGACAGCCTCTCCCCTTGGCATGCAAATCCAGGTCGAGTACGTCGTCGTCTCGGAAGGAGCGTACAGATTACAGATCTTCTCTGCGCCACTGCTCTCGAAGACCCTCTCGATCAGATCTGCCTTCAGCCGCTCACCGCCAAATTGATGACGCGTGTCGAAGCTGGCACGGCTTGCTTGTCGACCAGAGCGGCGATCGCCGAGGGGACCGTGTTGATCAAGGAGACATCCAAGGGCGTCTGCGCCAACGCCAGCGCGTCCTCGACAAGATAAAGACTGCTTCCTTGCGACAGCGCAACGAAGCACTCATAGACGGACAGATCAAAACTGATCGAGGTAGAAAACAGCGTGCGGCTGATCTCTGATTCCGCAAATACGCCGCTGCTCCAATGCAGCAGGTTCACGGTGCTGTGATGCTCGACCATGACGCCCTTTGGGGTTCCGGTGGAGCCTGAGGTGTAGATGACATAGGCGAGATGGCGCGGGCCCAGGCCAAGGGCATGCGGGTCCGGGTTCGAGGCCGGCAGTTCGGCCCAGGCCGGGGTGGCCGTCTCCAGATCGACCACCGTCAGATCGACAAGCGCCTCGGGGCCGAGTGCGGCGCGTCCGGCGGCATCGCAAAGCAGCAGCCGCGGTGCGGCATCCTCGACAATCTGCCGCAGCCGCGCCGACGGATAGGCCGGATCCAGCGGCAGATAGGCGCCGCCCGCCTTGAGGATCGCCAAAAGACCCACCACCATCGCCGGCTGCGTTCCAGGCAGATCGCCACCGGCTGATCCGGCCTGACCCCAAGGGCGATCAGATGATGGGCCAGCCGGTTGGCCCGCGCGTTGAGCTCGCCATAGCTTAGGCGCTCCTCCTCATGGACCACCGCCACCGCCTCCGGCGCCTTTTGCACCTGTGCCTCGAACAGTTCATGGATGCACCGCTCCGACGGATAATCGCCGCCGTCCGGTTCAGATCCTCCAGCAGATAGGTGCGCTCGGCGGCCGGCAGGATGTCGAGGTCGCGCACCGGCCTATTGGGGGCATGCTCCAGCGCCTCGGCCAGTTGCTCGAGCACCTGCTGCATGTAGCCGCAGATCCGATCGGCGGAGATCGGCTCCACCACCTGCGCCGTCAGGCCGAGCGCCTCGCCAGAATCCTCCACCGACAGGGTCAGTGGATAGTTGGTGCGCTCCTCGCTGCCCAGCCATTCCAGGCCGGACAGCACGTCGCTTGTTCCCACGCCGGCCATGGCCGGCGTGTTGTGACGGTAGTTCAACAGCGCGCTGAACAGCGGCGCCGGCGCCGCCACCCCGCTGCAGCGTTGCGCCAGCGCCAGCGAGGCATGCTCGTGCGCCAGCAGCTCGGAAAGCCATGCGTGGTCCGCACGCTCGCCTCGACCCGGTCCCGTCGAGGTCAAGCCGCACAGGCAGGGTGTTGATGAACAGGCCCAGCGCCCGGTCGGCGCCGGCACCGGCATGCATGCGGCCGAACAGCACCGTGCCGAACACCACCTGCTCGCGCCCGCTGCTCAGCGCCACCACCTGCCCCCAGGCCAGATGGCAAAGGCTCGCCAGGCTCACCCCCAGCCGCCGCGCCTGTTGCCGCAGCCGATCGTTGAGCGCCTGCGGCAGCATCC
The DNA window shown above is from Rhizobium leguminosarum and carries:
- a CDS encoding condensation domain-containing protein; this translates as MPFGLSEVYGDGSGSREARRMLPQALNDRLRQQARRLGVSLASLCHLAWGQVVALSSGREQVVFGTVLFGRMHAGAGADRALGLFINTLPVRLDLDGTGSRRACGPRMAFRAAGARACLAGAGATLQRGGGAGAAVQRAVELPSQHAGHGRRGNKRRAVRPGMAGQRGAHQLSTDPVGGGFWRGARPDGAGGGADLRRSDLRLHAAGARATGRGAGACPQ